From the Leucobacter tenebrionis genome, one window contains:
- a CDS encoding AAA family ATPase, with translation MWSVDRRRQNSANDRDKVAPEEAVTDVVLPQNEGSLAKAPDAAPQKQEKDLAAQLAGPVSLVDAYADEHAEWRRELARIGGRNPLLHFDDRPANRIELSTTHPGGLPQFITGNKILLSALIRDDLALRHARAAAGRVTDKAIEMRTVRGLETVNLGVGIAKWSFEGEEFCAPILLRPLAIRRYGRDFELKLKQFPVVNSELIRALREQFGISVDARALIELSQSEGVFKPQPVIDRLRQMAAGVPGFVVQPRLVVSSFHNVSERMVADAKDLDSPILEAICGNEPARRRLSETYRPVSPTPPDERSPDTDRNLYDADVEQDDVLAQIDAGHSLVVHTLPGTGGTQTVVNAIGNLVRAGKRVLVVSPRRAALDGITHRLTRAGLAGLAVTPRRLRRNLVEAISRNENARGEQLRDVDEALIRLRGVLLDYQKALSTPDERYGVSPLDALRKLTVLALDERPPSTTVRLDDQALGQLTLDRSSVAEALTEVARLGQFQYGPEDSPWYGVSFSTTEEARNAYGLAVDLAESQLPRLISMANEVIGQTSMRPYETIAELGVYLRLLMGIRDTLDRFTPEVYDRSLTEVIAAHAPRGGDEMSSANKRRLRKLAREYVRPGVHITDMYSRLVQIQQQRVLWQRYTTVVGARPEVPLGIADVVVAFQAAYQDLDELDRVLGTAGDADRLKNLSLGKLAHRVSDLARESEVLQNIQERTTVVERMRAAHLEPLLDDLSARHVPAEDVAAELELAWWQSVLERMLQTNQALLSANTSVIERLEADFRLVDDAHAGANGALLASSLADAWRVAVLDHKEEALALREALRSGYVSPAVLAQRSPNLMAVLAPVWVMSPYEVAQLPDTMRFDAALLVDAGATTLVENLGAIRRADQVIAFGDTMTQTPAPFDISVGGSLDEGEEDPVDVDALHRSSAFAQLSEVLPTLTLTRSYRAGGEDLTNLVNNRFYDGAIQTLPWAGSFLGHSSLTYEFVPGGQGLPDQHTGAVESTDAEVDRVVQLVLEHASDRPRESLMVITASERHAVRVYQAVLQAFSKFPQYREFLLGERAEPFAVLTLEQATAQSRDRVIFSIGYGRTPHGRVLSNFGGLGRPGGERLLAVAMTRARRAMTIVSCFKPEHLDTGRIKHGVVELAELLAFEHPAPEPPALPAERDPMIGELADRLEAMGLTVAIDYRGAIPLAASLGDRAIAIDLDLGGVDGGDSLRDTLRLRPAVLRRLGWHYHRVHSFDLFADPDEVALRIARIVGYDEAGDAEAEQA, from the coding sequence GTGTGGAGTGTAGATCGGCGACGGCAGAACAGTGCCAATGATCGCGACAAGGTTGCGCCGGAAGAGGCGGTCACCGATGTCGTGCTGCCTCAGAACGAAGGCTCCCTCGCGAAGGCTCCCGATGCTGCGCCCCAGAAGCAGGAGAAGGATCTCGCCGCGCAGCTGGCCGGACCCGTCTCGCTCGTGGACGCCTACGCCGACGAGCACGCCGAATGGCGGCGCGAACTCGCGCGCATCGGCGGCCGCAACCCCCTGCTGCACTTCGACGACCGCCCCGCCAACCGCATCGAGCTCTCGACCACGCACCCGGGCGGCCTGCCCCAGTTCATCACCGGCAACAAGATCCTGCTGTCGGCCCTGATCCGCGACGATCTCGCGCTGCGCCACGCTCGGGCCGCGGCCGGCCGCGTCACGGACAAGGCCATCGAGATGCGCACGGTGCGCGGCCTCGAGACCGTCAACCTGGGCGTCGGGATCGCCAAGTGGAGTTTCGAGGGCGAGGAGTTCTGCGCGCCGATCCTGCTGCGCCCGCTCGCAATCCGCCGCTACGGACGCGACTTCGAGCTCAAGCTCAAGCAGTTCCCCGTCGTCAACTCCGAGCTGATCCGCGCTCTGCGCGAGCAGTTCGGGATCTCGGTCGACGCCCGCGCCCTCATCGAGCTCTCGCAGTCCGAGGGCGTCTTCAAGCCGCAGCCCGTGATCGACCGACTGCGCCAGATGGCCGCGGGCGTGCCGGGCTTCGTGGTGCAGCCCCGGCTCGTGGTGTCGTCGTTCCACAACGTCTCCGAGCGCATGGTCGCCGACGCGAAGGATCTCGATTCGCCGATCCTCGAGGCCATCTGCGGCAACGAACCGGCTCGCCGGCGGCTCTCCGAGACGTACCGCCCCGTGAGCCCGACCCCGCCCGACGAGCGCTCGCCCGACACCGACCGCAACCTCTACGACGCCGACGTCGAGCAAGACGACGTGCTGGCGCAGATCGATGCCGGGCACTCCCTCGTGGTGCACACGCTCCCCGGCACCGGCGGCACGCAGACCGTGGTCAACGCCATCGGCAATCTGGTGCGCGCGGGCAAGCGCGTGCTGGTGGTGTCGCCGCGCCGAGCGGCGCTCGACGGCATCACGCACCGCCTCACGCGCGCGGGCCTCGCGGGTCTCGCCGTGACGCCGCGGCGCCTGCGCCGCAACCTGGTCGAGGCGATCAGTCGCAACGAGAACGCGCGCGGCGAGCAGCTGCGCGACGTCGACGAGGCCCTCATCCGCCTGCGGGGCGTGCTGCTCGACTACCAGAAGGCGCTCTCGACGCCCGACGAGCGCTACGGCGTCTCTCCGCTCGACGCCCTGCGCAAGCTCACCGTGCTCGCCCTCGACGAGCGGCCGCCGAGCACGACGGTGCGCCTCGACGACCAGGCCCTGGGACAGCTCACGCTCGACCGGTCCTCGGTCGCGGAAGCGCTCACCGAGGTGGCCCGGCTCGGCCAGTTCCAGTACGGCCCCGAGGATTCGCCGTGGTACGGCGTGAGCTTCAGCACCACCGAGGAGGCGCGCAACGCCTACGGTCTCGCGGTCGATCTCGCCGAGTCGCAGCTGCCACGGCTCATCTCGATGGCGAACGAGGTCATCGGGCAGACCTCGATGCGCCCCTACGAGACGATCGCCGAGCTGGGCGTGTACCTGCGGCTGCTCATGGGGATCCGCGACACCCTCGACCGCTTCACCCCGGAGGTGTACGACCGCTCGCTCACCGAGGTCATCGCCGCCCACGCGCCGCGCGGCGGAGACGAGATGTCGTCGGCCAACAAGCGCCGGCTGCGCAAGCTCGCGCGCGAGTACGTGCGCCCCGGCGTGCACATCACCGATATGTACTCGCGGCTCGTGCAGATCCAGCAGCAGCGCGTGCTCTGGCAGCGGTACACGACCGTCGTCGGCGCCAGGCCGGAGGTGCCGCTCGGGATCGCCGATGTGGTGGTGGCCTTCCAGGCGGCCTATCAGGATCTCGACGAGCTCGACCGGGTGCTCGGCACGGCGGGCGACGCGGATCGCCTCAAGAACCTGTCGCTCGGCAAGCTCGCTCACCGCGTCTCCGATCTCGCTCGCGAGTCGGAGGTGCTGCAGAACATCCAGGAGCGCACCACGGTCGTGGAGCGCATGCGTGCAGCCCACCTCGAGCCACTGCTCGACGACCTCTCGGCGCGCCACGTGCCGGCCGAGGACGTCGCCGCGGAACTCGAGCTGGCCTGGTGGCAGTCGGTGCTGGAGCGCATGCTGCAGACCAACCAGGCGCTGCTGAGCGCCAACACCAGCGTGATCGAGCGTCTCGAGGCCGACTTCAGGCTCGTCGACGACGCCCACGCCGGTGCGAACGGAGCGCTGCTCGCGAGCTCCCTCGCCGACGCCTGGCGAGTGGCGGTGCTCGACCACAAGGAGGAGGCCCTCGCACTGCGCGAGGCCCTGCGCAGCGGATACGTCTCGCCCGCGGTGCTCGCCCAGCGCTCGCCCAACCTGATGGCGGTGCTCGCCCCCGTCTGGGTGATGTCGCCGTACGAGGTCGCGCAGCTGCCCGACACCATGCGCTTCGACGCGGCGCTGCTCGTCGACGCGGGCGCTACCACGCTCGTGGAGAACCTGGGGGCGATCCGCCGAGCCGACCAGGTGATCGCGTTCGGCGACACCATGACGCAGACCCCGGCGCCGTTCGACATCTCGGTGGGCGGCTCGCTCGACGAGGGCGAGGAGGATCCCGTCGACGTCGACGCCCTGCATCGCAGTTCGGCTTTCGCGCAGTTGAGCGAGGTGCTGCCGACGCTCACCCTGACCCGGAGCTATCGCGCGGGCGGCGAGGATCTCACGAACCTCGTCAACAACCGCTTCTACGACGGTGCGATCCAGACGCTGCCGTGGGCGGGCAGCTTCCTGGGCCACTCGAGCCTGACCTACGAGTTCGTGCCCGGCGGCCAGGGGCTTCCCGACCAGCACACGGGCGCGGTCGAGAGCACCGACGCAGAGGTCGACCGCGTGGTGCAGCTCGTGCTCGAGCACGCGAGCGACCGACCGCGCGAATCGCTCATGGTGATCACCGCGAGCGAGCGGCACGCGGTGCGCGTCTACCAGGCGGTGCTGCAGGCCTTCTCGAAGTTTCCGCAGTACCGCGAGTTCCTGCTGGGGGAGCGCGCGGAGCCGTTCGCCGTGCTCACCCTCGAGCAGGCGACCGCGCAGAGCCGCGACCGGGTGATCTTCTCGATCGGATACGGGCGCACCCCGCACGGACGGGTGCTGTCGAACTTCGGCGGTCTCGGCCGCCCCGGCGGGGAGCGTCTGCTCGCGGTCGCGATGACCCGCGCCCGTCGTGCCATGACGATCGTCAGCTGCTTCAAGCCCGAGCACCTCGACACCGGACGCATCAAGCACGGCGTGGTCGAGCTGGCCGAACTGCTGGCCTTCGAGCATCCGGCGCCCGAACCCCCGGCCCTGCCCGCGGAGCGCGATCCGATGATCGGCGAGCTCGCCGACCGGCTGGAGGCGATGGGCCTCACCGTCGCGATCGACTACCGGGGAGCGATCCCGCTCGCGGCCTCGCTCGGGGATCGTGCGATCGCCATCGACCTCGACCTGGGCGGCGTCGACGGCGGCGACAGTCTGCGCGACACGCTGCGTCTGCGCCCCGCCGTGCTGCGGCGCCTCGGCTGGCACTACCACCGCGTGCACAGCTTCGATCTCTTCGCCGACCCCGACGAGGTCGCGCTGCGGATCGCGCGCATCGTCGGCTACGACGAGGCGGGCGACGCGGAGGCGGAGCAGGCGTGA
- a CDS encoding uracil-xanthine permease family protein — protein MALPWKLHRDGKHVSSDAIVLPEERMTWPRTIGFGAQHVVAMFGATFLVPLITGFSPTATLFFSGLGTLLFLLITGNRLPSYLGSSFAFIAPIMAATASGGDDSAAGLARASFGILSIGVLMAIVGIVVTKWGTGWINALMPPVVMGAIVALIGFNLGPAVKNNWNATELSGWVALITLVAMLLITVLFRGLIGRLSIVLGVVVGYIAAVAMGEVDFSTVNEAAWIGLPAFHAVGNPFADPTLWGLLPAFLPVVLVLIAENVGHVKSVGLMIDRDLDPVTGRALLADGVSTVLAGFGGGSGTTTYGENIGVMAATRVYSTAAYWVAGVIAVLLSFSPKIGALINTIPAGVLAGVTVALYGLIGLIGVKIWIDNRVDFGKPVNQFTAAVALIIGIADFTLQLGSVVFNGIALGTIAAVAVYHFMSGLSRLRGGEVQVADPVVTAETGTTRVPADG, from the coding sequence ATGGCGCTGCCCTGGAAGCTGCACCGAGACGGCAAGCACGTCTCTTCCGACGCGATCGTGCTGCCGGAGGAGCGCATGACCTGGCCGCGCACCATCGGCTTCGGCGCCCAGCACGTCGTGGCGATGTTCGGCGCGACCTTCCTGGTGCCGCTGATCACGGGCTTCAGCCCGACCGCGACCCTGTTCTTCTCGGGCCTCGGCACCCTGCTCTTCCTGCTCATCACCGGCAACCGGCTGCCGAGCTACCTCGGCTCGTCGTTCGCCTTCATCGCGCCCATCATGGCCGCGACCGCGAGCGGCGGGGACGACAGCGCGGCCGGTCTGGCACGAGCGTCGTTCGGGATCCTCTCGATCGGCGTGCTCATGGCGATCGTCGGCATCGTCGTCACGAAGTGGGGCACGGGCTGGATCAACGCCCTCATGCCGCCCGTGGTGATGGGCGCCATCGTGGCGCTCATCGGCTTCAACCTCGGCCCCGCCGTCAAGAACAACTGGAACGCGACCGAGCTGTCGGGCTGGGTCGCGCTCATCACCCTCGTCGCGATGCTGCTCATCACGGTGCTGTTCCGCGGGCTCATCGGCCGTCTCTCGATCGTGCTCGGCGTGGTCGTCGGGTACATCGCCGCGGTGGCGATGGGCGAGGTCGACTTCTCGACCGTGAACGAGGCCGCCTGGATCGGGCTCCCCGCCTTCCACGCCGTCGGCAACCCCTTCGCCGACCCGACCCTGTGGGGGCTGCTGCCCGCCTTCCTGCCCGTGGTGCTCGTGCTCATCGCCGAGAACGTCGGCCACGTGAAGAGCGTGGGGCTCATGATCGACCGCGACCTCGATCCTGTCACGGGGCGGGCGCTGCTCGCGGACGGCGTATCGACGGTGCTCGCGGGCTTCGGCGGCGGATCCGGCACCACCACCTACGGCGAGAACATCGGCGTGATGGCCGCGACGCGCGTCTACTCGACCGCGGCCTACTGGGTCGCCGGCGTCATCGCGGTGCTGCTCAGCTTCTCGCCGAAGATCGGCGCCCTCATCAACACCATCCCCGCGGGTGTGCTCGCGGGCGTGACCGTCGCCCTCTACGGCCTCATCGGCCTCATCGGCGTGAAGATCTGGATCGACAACCGTGTCGACTTCGGCAAGCCCGTCAACCAGTTCACCGCCGCGGTGGCGCTCATCATCGGCATCGCCGACTTCACGCTGCAGCTCGGCTCGGTCGTGTTCAACGGGATCGCGCTCGGCACGATCGCGGCGGTCGCGGTCTACCACTTCATGAGCGGTCTGTCGCGGCTGCGCGGCGGAGAGGTGCAGGTCGCGGACCCGGTGGTGACCGCCGAGACCGGGACGACGCGAGTACCGGCCGACGGGTAG
- a CDS encoding cupin domain-containing protein gives MSGVLPEGRNEAVRGLSLDVELEAVPADDVVSGEPRQGITELGGIGGVETGIWELRGGVVTDTETDELFVVLSGGARIELLEVPGHPEETGRTVEVGPGDVMRLVAGTRTRWSVEDHIRKVYIAAE, from the coding sequence GTGAGCGGCGTGCTGCCCGAGGGGCGCAACGAGGCGGTTCGCGGTCTTTCGCTCGATGTCGAGCTCGAGGCGGTGCCGGCCGACGATGTCGTCTCGGGCGAGCCCCGGCAGGGCATCACCGAGCTCGGAGGCATCGGCGGGGTCGAGACCGGCATCTGGGAGCTGCGCGGGGGAGTGGTCACCGATACGGAGACCGACGAGTTGTTCGTCGTGCTGTCGGGCGGGGCGAGGATCGAGCTGCTCGAGGTGCCGGGCCATCCGGAGGAGACGGGCCGCACGGTCGAGGTCGGCCCCGGCGACGTGATGCGCCTCGTCGCGGGCACCCGCACCCGGTGGTCGGTCGAGGACCACATCCGCAAGGTCTACATCGCAGCGGAGTAG
- a CDS encoding NAD(P)/FAD-dependent oxidoreductase — protein sequence MQPTIFETNRPAAKIIDDSLADTKLAVFWTEDVADSAARYPALDGDQRVDDAVVGGGYAGLWTAIKLKTEHPDRRVVLLEAVRVGWAASGRNGGFCEASITHGEPNAESRWPDETGTLRRLGYENLDAIQRFIEQNELDVDFERTGQLAVANEPYQTEWLGESEDPHVITLDREQVQQRIKSPTFLGGEFSPLENANLHPAKLAAELARHAASIGVEIHEQSPVTSLAGSADAPIQLTTDRGTVFAERVALCTNVFPSLLKRYRFHTVPVYDYVLMTEPLTDEQLASIGWEGREGLADMANQFHYSRLTADNRILWGGYDAVYFAGGRIKREHEDRMESHRKLASHFFTTFPQLAGVKFTHRWAGVIDTSTRFCAFFGQAHGGRVQYVAGFTGLGVGATHFAADVLVDRFEGRVTERTELEMVKQVPLPFPPEPAASIGINLTRWSLDRADHNDGKRNVLLKTLDALGLGFDS from the coding sequence ATGCAACCCACCATTTTCGAAACCAACCGCCCCGCCGCGAAGATCATCGACGACTCGCTGGCCGATACGAAGCTCGCAGTCTTCTGGACCGAGGACGTCGCCGACTCCGCGGCGCGTTATCCCGCGCTCGACGGCGATCAGCGCGTCGACGACGCCGTCGTGGGAGGCGGGTACGCCGGACTGTGGACCGCGATCAAGCTGAAGACCGAGCACCCCGACCGCCGCGTCGTGCTGCTCGAGGCCGTGCGGGTCGGCTGGGCGGCATCCGGACGCAACGGCGGTTTCTGCGAGGCGAGCATCACGCACGGCGAGCCGAACGCCGAGTCGCGGTGGCCCGACGAGACGGGCACACTGCGTCGTCTCGGCTACGAGAACCTCGACGCGATCCAGCGCTTCATCGAGCAGAACGAGCTCGACGTCGATTTCGAGCGCACCGGCCAGCTCGCGGTCGCGAACGAGCCCTATCAGACCGAGTGGCTCGGCGAGAGCGAGGACCCGCACGTCATCACGCTCGACCGCGAGCAGGTGCAGCAGCGCATCAAGTCGCCCACCTTCCTCGGCGGCGAGTTCTCGCCGCTCGAGAACGCGAATCTCCACCCCGCCAAGCTGGCGGCCGAGCTGGCGCGCCACGCCGCCTCCATCGGAGTCGAGATCCACGAGCAGAGCCCGGTGACGAGCCTCGCGGGGTCGGCCGACGCTCCGATCCAGCTCACCACCGACCGCGGCACCGTGTTCGCGGAGCGGGTCGCGCTCTGCACCAACGTCTTCCCCTCGCTGCTCAAGCGCTACCGCTTCCACACGGTGCCCGTGTACGACTACGTGCTGATGACAGAGCCGCTCACCGACGAGCAGCTGGCCTCGATCGGCTGGGAGGGGCGAGAGGGCCTCGCCGACATGGCCAACCAGTTCCACTACTCGCGGCTCACCGCCGACAACCGCATCCTCTGGGGCGGCTACGACGCCGTGTACTTCGCGGGCGGGCGCATCAAGCGGGAGCACGAGGACCGCATGGAGAGCCACCGCAAGCTCGCCAGCCACTTCTTCACCACGTTCCCGCAGCTCGCCGGCGTCAAGTTCACGCACCGCTGGGCGGGCGTGATCGACACCTCGACCCGTTTCTGCGCGTTCTTCGGCCAGGCTCACGGGGGTCGAGTGCAGTACGTCGCGGGCTTCACCGGACTGGGGGTCGGGGCGACGCACTTCGCGGCCGACGTGCTGGTCGACCGCTTCGAGGGACGCGTCACCGAGCGTACGGAGCTCGAGATGGTCAAGCAGGTGCCGCTGCCGTTCCCGCCCGAGCCGGCCGCGTCGATCGGCATCAACCTGACGCGCTGGTCGCTCGACCGAGCCGATCACAACGACGGCAAGCGCAACGTGCTGCTGAAGACGCTCGACGCGCTGGGGCTGGGGTTCGACTCGTGA
- a CDS encoding HPP family protein, with translation MSSGSKSRKQSGKQDEAAARARRKQIIVALVIGAVVGVVISALTEFWLWLPAGLAMGLATGAIMKPPSD, from the coding sequence ATGAGCAGCGGATCGAAGTCGCGGAAGCAGTCGGGAAAGCAGGACGAGGCCGCGGCGCGGGCGCGTCGCAAGCAGATCATCGTCGCGCTGGTGATCGGGGCCGTGGTCGGAGTGGTGATCAGCGCGCTCACCGAGTTCTGGCTGTGGCTGCCCGCGGGTCTCGCGATGGGTCTCGCGACGGGCGCGATCATGAAGCCGCCGAGCGACTAA
- a CDS encoding CYTH domain-containing protein: protein MTEQADAQAAGSLEIERKYEAAVGLTLPPAEAFLTVGLTADPPAVQHLSARYFDTAAADLARLGFAVRVRRGGKDSGWHLKQRTEQGNRELLWPLDPATEGMPGPDAMPEALRAEIETRVGVPASRLVPIAELETERTTVVLRDTAGRELIELADDRVRAVAGESRVRRAWREWEAEALPDAHAEGGAAGAAEVLDRVEPVLIAAGATPSLSFAKIARATGQLVAVARSKGAGEDRIAALERLDASDQEAARTLEA, encoded by the coding sequence GTGACTGAACAGGCAGATGCGCAGGCCGCCGGATCGCTCGAGATCGAACGGAAGTACGAGGCAGCGGTCGGTCTGACGCTGCCGCCCGCAGAGGCGTTTCTGACGGTCGGCCTCACGGCCGATCCGCCCGCTGTCCAGCATCTCTCGGCGCGATACTTCGATACCGCCGCGGCCGATCTCGCGCGCCTGGGGTTCGCCGTGAGGGTGCGCCGCGGGGGCAAGGACTCCGGGTGGCACCTGAAGCAGCGCACCGAGCAGGGCAACCGAGAGCTGCTATGGCCTCTCGATCCGGCGACCGAGGGGATGCCGGGGCCCGACGCGATGCCGGAGGCGCTCCGGGCCGAGATCGAGACCCGGGTCGGCGTGCCGGCCTCGCGGCTCGTGCCGATCGCCGAGCTCGAGACCGAGCGTACGACGGTGGTGCTGCGCGACACCGCCGGCCGCGAACTGATCGAGCTGGCCGACGATCGAGTGCGCGCCGTCGCAGGTGAGAGCCGGGTGCGGCGCGCGTGGCGGGAGTGGGAGGCCGAGGCGCTGCCCGACGCCCACGCGGAAGGCGGTGCGGCGGGCGCGGCCGAGGTGCTGGATCGCGTGGAGCCGGTGCTCATCGCCGCGGGGGCGACTCCCTCGCTGAGCTTCGCGAAGATCGCGCGGGCGACCGGGCAACTGGTCGCCGTCGCGCGGTCGAAGGGAGCCGGGGAGGATCGGATCGCGGCGCTCGAACGGCTCGACGCCTCCGATCAGGAGGCGGCGCGTACGCTGGAGGCATGA
- a CDS encoding tyrosine-type recombinase/integrase: MATIKPYTTASGKRYRVRYRKPDGSQTDKRGFKTKREAELFLASTTISKATGDYIDPQAGRTTISALGETWLAGQTHLKPSSAAAFAGSWRTHVEPQWGDRQVASITYSEIQAWVADLTAGIPGVKEGEWKRKPKSATTVHRAHSVLSAILDTAARDRLIASNPARGVKLPRKGRRRHAYLSHAQVAHLAREAKEHALLVNLLAYTGLRWGEATALRVEDIDQMRKRLRVSRNAVTVAGKIIPGSPKTHRARTVPVPAFLLADLLEHIEGRGPDALVVGDGVTYQAAPAAGRNWFSGAVKRCRAVDGTFPAITPHDLRHTAASLAIQTGANVKAVQRMLGHASAAMTLDVYADLFEDDLDAVGAAMDDARRAHILPTPDRPQRPATPLHAPQLPQDYAEVEATTGA; encoded by the coding sequence CGTACACCACCGCATCCGGCAAACGATACCGAGTCCGGTACCGGAAGCCCGACGGCTCCCAGACCGACAAGCGCGGTTTCAAGACGAAGCGCGAAGCCGAGCTGTTCCTCGCCTCGACGACGATCTCGAAAGCCACCGGGGACTACATCGACCCGCAGGCAGGGCGCACCACTATCAGTGCGCTCGGCGAGACGTGGCTCGCCGGGCAGACGCACCTCAAGCCATCCTCTGCTGCCGCGTTCGCGGGGTCATGGCGCACGCACGTCGAACCTCAGTGGGGCGACCGCCAGGTCGCGTCGATTACCTACTCCGAGATCCAGGCATGGGTGGCAGACCTCACCGCAGGAATCCCCGGCGTCAAAGAAGGCGAATGGAAGCGGAAGCCGAAGAGTGCCACGACCGTGCACCGCGCCCACAGCGTCCTCTCCGCGATACTCGACACGGCAGCACGCGACAGGCTCATCGCTTCGAACCCCGCCCGAGGTGTGAAGCTCCCACGCAAAGGGCGTCGGCGCCACGCCTACCTCTCGCACGCGCAGGTCGCGCACCTCGCCCGCGAAGCCAAAGAGCACGCCCTGCTGGTCAACCTGCTCGCCTACACCGGCCTTCGGTGGGGAGAAGCGACCGCGCTGCGCGTCGAGGACATCGACCAGATGCGGAAGCGCCTGCGAGTATCCCGCAACGCCGTTACCGTCGCAGGGAAGATCATCCCTGGCAGCCCGAAGACCCACCGCGCCCGAACGGTGCCCGTACCGGCCTTCCTCCTTGCAGACCTGCTCGAACACATCGAAGGGCGCGGGCCCGACGCGCTCGTCGTCGGCGACGGTGTGACCTATCAAGCGGCACCGGCTGCGGGCCGCAACTGGTTCTCCGGCGCGGTGAAGCGATGCCGAGCGGTCGACGGCACTTTTCCAGCTATCACACCGCACGATCTCCGCCACACCGCCGCCTCGCTCGCGATCCAGACGGGCGCGAACGTGAAAGCGGTACAGCGGATGCTCGGGCACGCCTCCGCTGCGATGACCCTCGACGTCTACGCAGACCTCTTCGAAGACGATCTCGACGCAGTTGGGGCAGCGATGGATGACGCTCGGCGTGCCCACATTTTGCCCACACCCGACCGCCCACAGCGACCCGCGACGCCCCTTCACGCCCCTCAACTCCCGCAGGATTATGCGGAAGTTGAGGCTACTACTGGGGCCTGA